The DNA window aaaaataatacttcacgtccgaaaagaatttctttctttggtgaaatgttaaatttggGGGGGGGTGAGCCTGtaacaagaaaatttgcaaaattgGCCTACCATGGACAATTTTTCACCTCAAACAACTGCTCATCTGGGAACCAATCATTAATCGCATCAGTCACTCAATCATTACTGAtaaattctaatctagacaaatgatctgcaaccacattctcaacacccttcttatcttttatctccaaatcaaattcttgcaataataaaatccaccgaagtaagcgtggctttgcatctttctttgcaagtaaatatttaagggcagagtgatcagtaaacacaattactttcgacaaaacaagataagcatgaaacttgtcaagtgcaaacactactgcaagtaactctttttcggtggtggcataattcaattgtgcttcatctagagtcctacttgcatagtatatggtgtgaaataccttgttttgtcttTGTCCGAGGACAGCACCTACCGCAGTatcgctagcatcgcacatgatctcgaagggtagatcccaatccggtgccaccaagacaggagccgtcactaAGCGCTCTTTCAACTTctcgtatgcctgcaaacaatcagaattgaaatcaaaaGGCACATCTTTCATGAGTAAAGAAGATAAAGGTTTTgcaactttagaaaaatctttgatgaaacgtcggtaaaaaccggcgtggcctagaaagcttctaactccctttacggacgccggaggtggtaagttcttgataacttcaactttcgccttatccacctctattccgtgccccgaaaccttgtgccctaggacaattccctcttgtaccataaagtggcatttttcccaattaagcaccaagtttgtctcctcacatctcctcaacactacctgcaagttctgcaaacaatcattaaaagacgagccaaaaatcgagaagtcatccatataTATCTCAAGAAAagtctcaatcatatcatggaatatagcagtcatgcatcgctgaaaagtggcaggggcattacacaaaccaaatggcatccgtctaaaagcaaaagtgccataagggcaagtgaaagtggttttctcttggtcctcgggcgcaatcatgatttggttatacccagaatatccatctaaaaaacaatagaactcatgacccgctaacctctcaagcatttgatcaataaagggaaggggaaagtggtctttactggtggcatcattcaatttcctataatcaatgcacacacgccatcccgtaacagtcctagtgggtattaattcattattttcatttgtgataacagtaatcccacctttctttggcacacactgaacaggacttacccatgcactatcagatataggatagataatacctgcgtcgagaagcttaattgtttcagcctttactacctcttgcatcttcgGATTTAatcgtctttgaggttgcacgagaggtgagtacttctcttccatcaagatcttgtgcatgcagacggATGGATTTATTCCTCTGATATCtgccaccttccacgcaaatgcacccttgtgcgctttcaaaacttccaacagcttgtcctccatcacatctgtcaaagcagcagaaataatgacaggtaaagtgttattctcacctaagtatacgtacttgaggtgtggaggcaacggCTTCAGCTCAAGCGTTGGTGGatcctcgatgcttgacctttgaggtgtcaaatctcttcgttctcctagatcctccagtcgcatcctcattggccttctccatggttggttggcattaaagtgtgCCACAATTTCAGCTCTTTCTTCGTCTAACtcctcttctcccaattcagtattgatagtggcctccaaagggtccttaagagcatcctgcacatagttggatacaagagagtcaaaagcatcaattctaaaacaactatcagaatgcagtgtgtgcttaagtgcattaaaaacatcaaatgtaATCTCTTCTTCGctcactctcaatctcaactttccctcttgcacatcaataagtgccttgccagttgcaaggaatggtctccccaaaatcAGAGGCATCTCTGTATCCTCTTCCATGTCGAGCACCACGAAGTCTGCAGggaaaatgaatttgtccacttttactagcacatcctcaatcactccgcgggggtacttgaaagacctgtcagccagctgcaaggacatcctcgtcggcttaggctctcctaatccgagtttcctgaaaacagatagaggcataagattaatacttgcaccaaggtCACACAATGCTTTACGAAAAactacatcaccaatcatgcaagggatagaaaaactccctgggtcttttagtttcggtgggattttgttttgcaccaaagcagagCAACTTTCGGTCAAATTtaccgtcatgtgatcctccaatttTCTCTTGTTGGCTAAGatgtccttcaaaaatttagcataactaggcatttgcatcaaagcatcggcaaaaggaatattaatatgcaattttttaaacacttctaaaaacttaccgaattgtgcatctagttttgccttTTTTAATGCTGCAGGAAAAAGTGGAGGGATAACAATCTTAGGTTGTGCAGTGAgtgctggtgtagagttagatGACTTATCTTGAGACGTCGCAGCATGTTCATCCGACACTTGGCTTTACTCTTTTTCTCTAGGCTCAAAAACTTTTCcgctcttcaactcaatggccttcacttgctcttttggattagtcttggtattacttggcaaggtgcccggctctctacttgctatcatcttggccaactgtccaatttgattctcgagcccctttattgatgcatcttggttttggagtcgagtttcagtggatgagataaacttagacatcatttgttccaagttggacttttcttctctaggaggatcggatctgtacatcggttgtttcccatattgttgtcctccttgcggccTATTATGACTGTTTTGActgccccatgagaagttgggatgttgcctccacccaggattaTATATGTTCGAGtaagggtcattccttgggcggttttggactcccacttgattcaccggtgcctcatcttgcacatagaagggatttccatcttgacagtctttcacatagtgttcccctccacacttctcacagaatatctcttgaagacgcatagccgtgccacccacGTTCAAGCCATCTATTTTCTGTTTAAAgcgtcaagttgtgcagtaataacagaaaaatcagttacctggtgaactccggcacttctccgctggttgttcctgtcagattgaggatgatagctgctagcagccatctcctccaacaactcatatccttcttccgcagtcttcctcaaaaggttcccacacgcagcagcatctatcatagtacagttaggagtaagcaaaccgtaataaaaggtttgaacgactaacccaagtggcaactcgtgatgtgggcatcttcgtaatagatctttgaaacgctcccacgcctcatatagtgactcttgatcgaactgagcaaatgttgtgatgtctgcccgcagcttcatggtcttcgatggcggaaagtatttgatgagaaacgccttcgccatgtcctcccatgtagctatcgaacctacaggtaaacaatttaaccaagctttagctttatcacgcaaagagaaaggaaataaacgcagtctaacagcatcatcagaaactccattaaatttaaaagtatcgcaaatctcaagaaaatccgcgatgtgtgTGTTTGGATCATCCACAGCAGTTCCTTCAAATTGGacggtgttctgaatcatctggataatggctggtttgatttcgaattggtttgcccgcacaatcggcctcacaatgctggggcgtgcaccatccaaagaaggctgggcatactctaacatgggtatgcggcgtggcatctcaattCGTCTCTCGTTTTGGCGCTCCGCCTCCTGCTCTTGTTcgtgcctctccatcagttccttaagtctttgctgttgtcttcgcctgcggaaagtcctttcaatttcagggtcaCACTCAAGCTCcaagtcaagtgactttggcatgcaccggAAGAGATATCTGAattaaaatatggagtgttagttcagtaaaaataaaatacactaaagaaaataactaaaaatataattgtagattaacagtccccggcaacggcgccaaaaacttgatcgagcaaaacttgcactgtgaattccccaataaaaatatgattttgtatgctcaacaTAAATCGCAAGTGCatgatgtcaagtaataatatagtgtatgtgaatacgagtatcgttccactgaagactgtatttaacaattattattttagttattaaaactttagcgacgaaagGTGATTTGTTGTGTTATAACTACTAAAAtgcagaaaattaaataaacaagttcaaagattaaatgatCAAATATGACTGCTAAATCgattgattaaatttcaaatgataaaaaatttgttgggaattctggttcacctaccccttattaattaattaattcgttcgattgtgttctacgcctccgacaggatttcctattcaattgaacacactctctcgagctaatgccaaactaattcactcaatgaagcaattaaatgtctttaattatttatcaagaatgaatcgcatttcgatttataaaaccccctagttttcgaccctaaggactatgactatcggcaggtatccaatttcatatatctatgtaaattgtagatccgcgaatgATACCACTCaatcctatcactagttattctctcgaactcactcgtgatataaaattgtcgttaaagttagctacgctcaacgacacaatgaaaatcgtagaataatcaagaataaatcacaaatcgaaatataaattaactagatcaaagtttggggtaggatcccctttaatcccaacaaatattaaagttagctactagaattcataatgaaaataagcaaaacaatatttaaacaacggaaaataaactagaaatacgagacgtgacgaaatctgcgaagaacgatgcccggaaaccgtcgaatcttcaatccaagtgcaaaagcTCTCCAAAAACTCCTTGTGCTCCTCCAATGCCGTCTGAATCTTGCTCAAAAGTCGACCAAGATCTTTCCATAGCAGCCACCCTCCAAAATTAAGGTAAGAAATCGCGCACCATAATCTTCCCAAATtaagcggcgctcgggcggtagaaaagtgccgctcgagcgccacactttcTGTATTCTCCCTAACTTGTGCGGcagtcgcgctcgggcggtagaaatataccgctcgagcgccaacgcTTCTGTCTTCGGATGCAcctattcgcgctcgggcggtatatTTCTACCACCCGAGCGCCAACCTTTCTGGCTTCTTCTCCTTGCTAGTCGtatttggcgcccgggcggtagaaatctaccgctcgagcgccgcttaTTCTGTCCAAAGTTCCTTGTCTTCGACACTTTGCTTCCTTCTTGGTTtttccgaccatttttcctgcaaattcgtcacatacaagtgagacatgataaAACGCAAAcgattactctaaaatgaacaaaatgtaaatgaaatgcatgcatgcacaaggCAAACACAAATAAaccaatgcaataaaacacgtaaaaacgacacatatcacCCAACTTTCTCTAACCACCTCATGTAGGCCTGGTTCACGCAGCCACTTGTTTTCAAAACGAAATCCCCTCCTTTTCCCGCTGAGGATTTTATTCTCTGTGGTAAGGAGAATAGGGGAATGGTCTGATATAGGAGCTGTACAGTTCAAGAGGGTACCATGTGGGTATATCGAAGTCCAGCCATTACTTACCAGCGCTCTGTCTATTCTTTCTTCAACAGCATTAATGGTTCCTTTACTTCTTGCCCAAGTGAAAGGGTAGCCCTTGAGAGGTAGATCAGTCAATCCGCATGTAGCCACTACTTCTCGGAAGCCGTTTATAAGCCAAGTGGGATGATCTACCCTTCCTATTTTATCATCTGGGCTTAACATGTCATTAAAATCCCCTATGCAGCACCAAGGAAGTTGAGATTGGCTGTGAATGGTGTGAAGTAACCTCCACGAATCCCTTCTCCGTCGCCTTTCTGGATAGCCATAGAAACCCGTAAGTCTCCATGTTGGTTTATCATCGTCCTTAATTTATGCGTTAACATGATTTTCAGAGAAGTCTTGTATAATACATAGATCTGTATGACGCCATAACAAAGCAAGTCCACCCCGACGACCCACTCTATCAACAGCAAAAGCACCTGCGAAACCAATCTTTACTCTAATTTCTTCAATTCTAGCAGCACAAACTAAAGTTTCCGAAAGAAAAAGAATCTCGGCTTTGTGAGTTCGGATCAGCTCATGAAGAATAGGAATTGCACGAGGCTGGCCGAGCCCTCGGCAATTCCAACTAAGGACAATCATGGCTCCCGGCAGGCCTGGGAACCAGGACCTACCGATAAAAAATGATGATTTGGGTGATCATTCTCTGAGTCTTTCGGATGGGCTTTTGTATCCAGGATCATGTTGGTGATCTTGGATTGGGCCTCTGTATTGTGGTTCGCGCGGGAGCGTTTCCTATTATTGAGGGACTCCATCTCATTCCCATAAATTTCTCCATCAAAAGTAGGGTGGATGGTATTTCCATATAGGCTGTTACCGAGAATCATGCTCCAATTTGAATGATCATTTGTAGAGATTGAGAGATTGTCGGCTATTTCCTTGCCCTTGTCAGCGGAGGATTTGTTACTTACCTCTTTTGGCTCCGaaaattttgcttctgattgatTGCCATCTATCGTTGTGCCAACTGTGTTAGCCGGAGCTCCGGTGGGCTCATCTTCTCGTAGCCATTTGTTCTCCCCCAGGTTATGTGTTCTCTTGTCGTGCGCTCGAAGCCATATGCCCCAATTCCTTTTACCATATCATGAGTCATGTTGAAGAGTTTGTCACAGAATTTCTCTATATGTCCCAAACGACCgcacaaaaaacaaaaagagcCAAGCTTTTCATATTTAAAACTTACGAGGAAACTCTCACCATTTGATTTTCCTATTTTCTTGCATCGTTTTAGTGGGTTTTGGACGTCGATGGCTACTCGTATGCGCATGTAAGGCCTCCACGGTCCTTTGTTATTGTTGCTGTCATATTCCAGGAAAGTTCCCATGTAAGATCCCAATTGCTTGCCCACGGCTTCAGACATGTATCCAAACGGTAAGTCGTGAATTTGGGTCCAGAAGTTGAGATGGCGTAGTGGAACCTGTAGTGGTTGTTCCTCTCTTTTCAGATGGTGTAGGAGAAGAAAGTTATTGTCAAAGGTCCAGGGTCCTCCTTCCAATATCCTTTGCAAGTCCACCGAATGATAGAACTGGAAAATAAACCTTTTGAATCCAATATCTCTGATAGTGACACCTTTACCTGGCCTCCAGATGGAAGATAATCGTTGTTTCATGATATTCAAATTGATTTGCTTTTCTGTCAGGAAGCTCCCCACTAAGCATAGCTCGTTTGCCTCGTCTGCTATTTGTAGGGTATTCGGATCAAAAGCAATTTCATCATCTTCGTCGTCAATTAGGGATAATCCAGCCATATGTGGATCCATGGGCGAAATTTGCCTCACTGAAGGACTAAAATGAAAGCAAAAACTCTCAACAGGGAGAGGAAAAACTTAAGCTCTCAACAGGGAGAGGAAAGCCGCTGAAATATTTTGATAAGCCAAAGATTCTACTTTTCAGTATCATTTATAAATTCTTAATGACTCTTAAAATGTAATTAAAATGGTTCAAAGCTTAAATCACATATTTTTCAATCTTAAACAAACACTTATTATGGATAAGGCCGGACTGGCCGAGTTTGTCATCCACGTCTCCTCTCGCCAAATTCCATCTTTATCCTCGTATATATCTTGATTCAAGTTTTTTGGGATATTTTTCGTTATTATAAGTCTCAAATCATCATTctcatttcaaaaatattaataaaatgagTCGGATTAAAAGACGaggataatattaatatcagtattattaatattattattataaatataattttccggACATGTTTAAAGATGAGTTCACCCCAACTATTTCATAGATTTTAAAAATTctcgaaataaaaaaaatggaggTCCGGGTCTTGTCATCCATGATTAAGTATGATTTCGTCTTGCTCTATTCAGTCACTCTCCCGTAGagatgtaatcgagtcgagccgatccgagccgaactcttgaatgtttgagcttggcttgtttataatcgagccgagctcgaactttatttaacgaatatatgcatgtctcacgagcttattcaagcattatcgagcctaaacaagcttaataaatatgaattatacatttaaattttcaataaattaattaaaaaataaattatacatttaaagaaaaatatattattcttattaaaatttgtaaatttattataataaataaatctaatagatttttctatatatttcataaatatgatgcaaaataaataaattaaaaatcaaaactattattttttcatctaaaagattactctcgaacttaccaacgaacatgttcacgagctaacgagccgaatactgtaaagcttgagtttggtttgtttatcttaatgagactcattaaacgagctcaaacgagcttttatcgaatcgagtttCGAATAAGTCACAAACAGTTTGGTTCGTTTATATCCCTGCTCTTAGAACGGAAACTTTACCCTAAAAATACGTACGTAGGAATATAAAGAATTTTGGGGCATTTCCGTTTAAATATTCTAACGATAAGGTTTGAAAGTCAAACTTCGCACTGTTCTTGCTTACGCTTTTTCCACTTAAACAACTAAGTCTTGGTGTTTGCTGCTGAAATGATGGTCAATAATATGGTGTTAAATAATGACCCCACCAACTAAAATCTTGTCAAGCTCTCACAAAATTTCTTGCAAGTGAAAGCAACTCCCTGAGTTCTGTCTCTACAGATCCTCAGATTGTTCAAGAATTTTCTCCACATTTTCTGTAAGACACTTCGCACATATTAATTACCTGACTAAATGCAGTTGCGAGAAATCCCAAGATTTTAGTGCTACTGATATGTCTTAGATAACCAGTTATTCCTCATGTTATCAGCACCCTTTTGGTTGAAAGTTCGAATCCACTCGAATCTTGTGTCACTTCCTAATAATTTTTTGTGTCCTTGTCCATAAAAACATGTTGGTATGCGCAGCGGAAAAAACAGAGAGCTGCTGctcttatattatataaaatttttttGATGATAAGATGACTACAAGGTAGTcatatttatacataattcaTGACTTGTAAACTTCCTAATTTAATTCTAATAGCTGAATACTAGAACTTAATAAATAATACTTGCCTATCTAGAACTTTCTTTTGAGTATCATGACTCTTAGATAACTTgagaatataaatttattttaacacCCTTgcttaatttataattttcaagTTATTCTTATGCTTCTCAAATTTCTCAAGACTGACTGGCTTTGTAAGGATGTCTGCTGGTTGTTCACTTGTATTGATGTAGGCAAAGCTTATTTCTTCTTTTCCAACCAAATCTCTTACAAAGTGATGACGAAGCTCTATGTGCTTTGAACGGGCATGAAACACGGGATTCTTTGTCATCGAGATAGCAGATTTATTGTCACAAAAAATTGTGGTTGCATTTGTTTGCTTCAACTGCATATCTTCCAGCAATCTTCGTAGCCAAACTGCTTGACATGAAGCTTCAGTAACAGCAGAATATTCTGCTTCAGATGATGATAATGCAACTGTCTTTTGCTTTCTTGAACTCCAGGAGATCACATTTGAACCAATGCAGAAATTGTATCCCGATGTGCTTTTTCGATCATCAACATATCCTGCCCAATCACTATCTGAATAGCCTATTAGGTTGCACTCATCTTCTTTTTCATACAAAATGCCTTGCTTCTTTGTCCCTTGAAGATATCGAAGTATCTTTTTTGCAGCTGTGAAGTGATTCTTGCTTGGATTGCTCATGTACCTGGATACAACACTAACTGAAAAAGCAATATCAGGTCTAGTGTGAGTAACATAAATGAGAGATCCAACTAGACTCCTAAAAATTGAAGCATCTGCTTGTTCGAAACCATCTTCCTGCTGTAATTTCTCATTGAACATCATAGGTGTTGAAACCGGTTTGCACTTTGCCATGTGAAACCTCTCAAGCAAGTTCTCAATGTATTTTTCTTGTGAGAGAGAGATTTTTCCTTTACTTTGCTTGACTTGAATTCCCAAGAAATATCGCATAAACCCCAAGTCTGTCATTTCGAAGTTGCTCATCATTTTCTTCTTAAAATCTTCAACCTCTTTCTCTTTTGTCCCAAAATAAATCAAGTCATCAACATATAAGCAAACAACAAGAAAATCGACTTCATTTTTCTTGATGTAAAGAGAGAGCTCATTAGGACTTTTTTGAAAGCCATTTTGACGAAAGTATTCCTCAATTTTCTGGTTCCACGCTCGAGGAGCTTGCTTTAAGCC is part of the Primulina eburnea isolate SZY01 chromosome 1, ASM2296580v1, whole genome shotgun sequence genome and encodes:
- the LOC140803365 gene encoding uncharacterized protein, which gives rise to MDPHMAGLSLIDDEDDEIAFDPNTLQIADEANELCLVGSFLTEKQINLNIMKQRLSSIWRPGKGVTIRDIGFKRFIFQFYHSVDLQRILEGGPWTFDNNFLLLHHLKREEQPLQVPLRHLNFWTQIHDLPFGYMSEAVGKQLGSYMGTFLEYDSNNNKGPWRPYMRIRVAIDVQNPLKRCKKIGKSNGESFLVSFKYEKLGSFCFLCGRLGHIEKFCDKLFNMTHDMVKGIGAYGFERTTREHITWGRTNGYEKMSPPELRLTQLAQR